A region of the Melospiza georgiana isolate bMelGeo1 chromosome Z, bMelGeo1.pri, whole genome shotgun sequence genome:
TCGTCTTCCTTAAGAATTTCCCTAGGCAGAACAGACTGTTACAGAGGGCAGAGGGGaggcttttcctcctctttcgccagaaaggagagagaggtgAGGGGGGAAGAACACACCATGTTCTTTCGTAGCCTCCTTCCCAGCGCTTGGTCCGCTCGGGTTCGTCATCCATGTCCGCGGCAGCTGAGGGGAGACCAGGGGAGATGCGGGGCGCTGAGGGAATATCAGGGGAGCTCCGGGGAGATGAGAGAGTTCAGGGCAGACGAGGGGGACTGCGGGAAGAAGAGGGGGGTGAGAGGGGGTCTGAGAGGAGCCGAGGGACACTGAGAGGGGTGAGAAGGGCCGAAGGGGCTCAAGGGCAGCCGAGGAAGGCTGAGTAGCGCCGCGGGACACGGAAAGGAGCCAGACCCGCGCTCGCTGCCACGCCCCGCCGGCCCCGACACGTTGGCGTCCGCCCTCTTCCGCCTCGGTGCGCCGCCAAACCGTCCCGGCCGCCGCCCGGGCCGCGGAGCGACcgttccgggaaggttccgtTGTGTTTTCCACAGCATCCTCAAAATCCTCCGAATGCGGTCATGGAGAGGACGAGCGCCTAGGGAAGGCGCCTGACGGAGACATGGCGCGGAGCCCCGTGAGGAGCGCCTCGCTCGTGTGCCCGGGCTCAGCCGCCAGGCTCACGGCATTGCCTGGGTGTCCGTGGCACTTCCGCAATTTACCGAACACATTTCAGTAATTAATGGAAAAACGCAGGAGCCTGGAAAAAGCACTGGATTTTAACACATGATTGTGCTCACACACTGGTTAATGAAGGCAGCCATCTATCACCCCACCAGCAAGAGCTAGAAGTTTCAGGTATTTTGATGTTAAGTAATCATGTTTTCCATCTacctaaaatatttctgagtaTTCATGTCACATCACCAAGAGTTTCCATTTCATAAGCACCACAGTGAGGATTAGCTCAGAGCTAGCTGAGCTAATTGCTAATTGCTCTGCAGAGCAATTAAAACTTTACTGGATACGTGGAAGTATGCCAAGACCGGGCTTCAGCTCTTGAATTGCAGGAAAGTTACTGAACATCCGTTTCTAAGGAGTCTCACTCTGCATCCAAGTAAGACAATACATGAGGAAGAAACGTGTAAACAGTAGTAACAATCCTTGAAGCGAGACTGGGGCAAGATTAACCATTTTTGTACCCTTCAGCTTATTGCATTTATCAGGAGAAGTGTATAATTATaacagaaagagaggaaaaattaattagCTTTCAGTTAAACCATACCTGggaaaaagcaattatttttttgaAGGAAAGCAATCTGaagacaggaaaagaagaattCTTTGAAAACTCAGCATTTTCTTCTTGGAACTGAAATAGTTGTTGTTTGAACAACTCCAGTTAGAACATacaccatttttttctttagaaggAAAAAGTCCAATCTCTAAAACAATGAAATGAAGTGTCTTCTAAGCTAGCACTTTGAATAAAATAAGTGAGAAATGAGACTTCTTTCAGAACAGGAGTATTTTTTATTCTCAAGACCAAGAATCTCAGTGCTGGACTGGAACACAGGATGTACAGTAATTTTGTAAAACTTTATTGTACAAGTGTTTGAAATCCCACCATGATTTTGAAATTCATAAATAACATACTGGACACCTTCACTTACAATTTCAAAGCAGTTAGGTTTTTCATTGCCATGAGCATTTGTAGTCACTGTGCTGGCATGAAAGCTGGTCAGGCTGTTAGGCAAGACAAAATTTTGGTTATGTTTGTTAGTCATTACTTTATGTGGCCTGAAAAAATGTACAGTTTAGTAAAATGTATGCCAATCTTGCCACATTTGTCTTGATCAACTCCTTACAAAGACGAAGAAACACAAATACAGTTTAGAAACTATGGTATTTGTAGAAACACTAAGAGTCTTGAGCATCTCAATTTGTAGATCTGTGAAGCCAGGTAAGTGTTTTCTAAGAGGAAGGCTGAATGATAAAACTTCTTGTTGTATACACTCAGGGTTTGAGGACAGGCTGTAGTTAAAAGCAAGCCCACTGATGTAAGGCAGTATTCCTTGGTGATAAATTTGTTAACTACCTTCTGCAAAAACCCAGACACATGCATAAGACCACACAGCACATCATTTACACATACATGCAAAAATGTAGGTTCAGAGCTGAGCCTAGAGGGACTGCACAGAGAGATTGAGGTGATAATAATCCAAAACTCCAGTTTTGTCTGGAGTATGCATTCTATTCTTTAATATCAAGAAGCCACTTTCCTTGATAGTTCTTACGGTAACTCAGATTGACGGACTCTCCCATCACTTTCCTCCTAGTTTCTGCCTTGCTTCAAAGTTCCTTCAGCTTCCAGCCATTAATTCTAATTTAGTTCATCTCAATTTCTCTGAGAGATGAACATGTTAGACTAATCTTAGAGTAACAGTTTTTCTCCAGCGTGGCTGTAGCATTGTAGACAAGACCGTTTTCAGCTGTCCATTGGTAGGTTAGAGCAAAACAAGTGCACAGATTGTACCCACCAGAGGTGCCTCAGCAGCCCTGAAACAAGACACAGGACTGAGCAAGTCATTTACTGTAATGATTGCAACACGTTGCTGCAGCCTTAGGACGGCCTGTGTACCTTAGGATGGTAGCTTGCTTCTGTCGTGCCCTCCATCAATTCTGTTTGAAATCCAAAAGGCAGGCAGAAGGGAATATACCTCTCCCAGCTTCTCTTTCCAACCTTTGGAAAATCTACTTAGCCACACCTATGGCATCTTACTGGGAAACACGAGAATCCACATACAGATGTTGCTGCTTAATCTCCTTATTCCTGGCACAGGTATGCTATTACCTTTTCCCAATCCATTTGTTGGAAACTTTGTAGGAAAGAAGTAGAACGATGGTTCTCCACAGGCTATGCAGACACTATCTGAGAGACCAGGAGCCAGTTTCTCAAAGACTAAAACTCACACCACTGTCAAAAGAAGCTTGGTGCTACAGAAAGAAGACCTATTAAGTGTGCAGACTGTGAATCTTCCAAAGAAAACATCAGTTATGTTATTGTTAGAACTTTAGGAGCACCAGTTGATCCTCAAACCTGTGCTAATCTTCTCCTGTTATTGATGCAAGCCCAGAACTCtcactgagaaaaaaacaagaataCCGGGGTGTGACAGGTAATTTATTTAGATTGTGGAGATTTAGACAAGTACTTCTCTTACAAAGAACAGTTTAACAGGTATTCAGCACAACAAGTATAAAAAATTGGCCCATCTCCTTTATAAGGAAGAGAggtttttcctttgaaatgaaTACAAACCAGAACCAGAGAGAAAGGCACTGAAGAGAGAGAACAAAGGCATTGCACTGGCTGTCACCTGTTCTCAGAATGATGAAAATACTGAGGGCACCTTCCAGTAGACGAGACTGAAAGCTTTGAAATTAAGAGGTGCCAAATTTTCAAATTCTTTGAGTGTTCTCATGGCATCTTGTGCTATTTACTTCATCCACTAAAGCTCTTGGAATTAAATGGCTGATAAAATTTGAATGTCAATTTTACAAGTATGAAGGTGGGTGCATGGCCATCAGGATTGCAGCATCAATGATAAGGGTTGAAAAACCAGCAGGGCTACAATGGTCAGAGTGAGGTATGTTAATACATTTCCAGCAGTGAAGAGCAGAGGTAGTACTACCATGACCACACTAAACTGGAAATGGCTTTCCTGATGTTGTTCTTTAAAATTAAGGCAGAAGTTAaaactttcaaagaaaaaaaccaaatcactAACAAAAATTTGCAGTAACTGTAATCAGAGCAccttttttcaaacaaaatatctTTATAAGCAATAGAGTAATATGGCTAcactggtggggtttttttaatattaaaaaacatatttcagAACAGACAAATTGCAGTTGTAGAAAACTGTACAAAAACTATCAATGCTTCTAACAATTATAGTAAGTAAAAAAGTTAAAGTAAATAAAGATATGAAAAAGGATGCAAAGAGAAAATTTACTGGCTTATGAAAATACTTGCACATACAAACCTATCGCCAGCATAATATCCccaagaaaatataaaaatatatataaaatttatgcAAATATGCTCTGGAAAGTATGtcttttaatacattttatctGGCCTTAAAGAAGATACTAACAATTTATACTTTGAATGAGAATTCATTCTGCTGTACTCGCTCTCTGAATGCCAAGTTCATTAGCAGCTGCTGTACAGACAAGAAGTCCTGTTACTTGCTGATAAAGAGTGAAGCCCTTAAACACATTTACCCCAAACAGCATGATCCAGaaggcaggcagagcacactgacctATAGCAACACTAATGAGACATTAAATATGCCTCGTCCTGTACCTTTAAGGCCAAGTATAGATTTGTTGCGTCATCTCTGAAGAGGGCAAtataaaaaccaaacccaagtCCCTCTCCCCCAGCTGGTTAAATAAGAAGCTATTTTTCCTCACTTGTTAGGCAAAATTCAAGATGATTTCTGGTATAATTGACAGCATTTGGAAATACAATGCAAAAATTCGTATTAAACTAGCTTCTGAATTGCCCAAAATATTCAACAGAATCAGACAATGCATCAGACCCCACACAGAAAGATCAGCTCAGCTCTTCTGATATTATTAAGACGTCACATataaataaaatccaaaattgttAACAGCATTTCTATGCAAAGTTTCCACAAGGTATATGGAAACTGCTTTCTCTGGTCGGGTTTGCAAGTTTGCAAATGAAGTATTTTCAAATAAGGTATTCATATTTAAGAGGCCAGGATTTGCACTAATGAAAGCATAATGTTAGCAGCAGTTTTCTAACTTATGTCATAACTTCAATTACAATTGGATCTGCATACAAAACTATCAGTAATGTACAACATCCAAACATATGACAGTGATTAAGTAATCCCCATAAGTGTACTGTTTAAAGAGTAAATAAATAGCTTAAAATACACACATcaattttaaaaccagaaaatagtATCCATGAAGTGCAGTCATTACTAGGTTTCTACATTCCAATTCATAACTTTATCATAGTCCTGAATTCGTTGTTTTATGTGAGAAAGCTTATTCTTCAGATATTCACAACGCTCCTTTTTCTCCAGAAATGCAGGATCCtaccaaaaatacaaaaacctATATATTAGTGTATATTAGGCTTTCAAACTCTTCCAAGAATAGTCTATTATCAATTATCTTCTTGACTAAAAGGACAGTATGtaaaaattctcaaaaaaatCACACTCTTTTCCCCTGGCCCTTTCTTATTTCCTGTTTCCCCTTCCTTCATGAAAGGacagaagaaaatgttctgCCTTTATATGCTGTGGCAGCTCTCTTAGTAAATAGAGctgttttaaagcagaaatttgCAAATATAAATGACATCCTACTACGTAATTTAGATTTTACACATGTATTTGCTGTACGTGCAATACATCCTTCCCCCTCAAAAAGTAATGAAGCTTAACTAACATGGACATAAGCTCTGAAtctcatgggaaaaaaaattgtatttgtaaTGCATAATGTTTTTAATGGAACATACATACCTATTTGCtgtctgcatttaaaaattaaagagagaAACCTCTTCCAAGAGGTGTAATTACTTTTTTAGAGTGTCTAATTCCATGCctcaaaaaaatacaaaaatgtcttttcaaATGTAAGActatgttttctgtttttatcCATTGGCTGTGTCAGTGAGTGAATATAACTGAATGCAGAATGCTCAGTGATTAAACATACTCTCAGAAGATGAAAATGCTCAACTGTTGGGATGGGTTTTTCCCCACATGTGGCTACTGGAATCATTACTCTCTAAAATGCTTTTGCCATGAGTGTATGGGTTGTGCCATAGCTTTGctgaagttttaaaagacaaaatatgcAAAACACTACAGGTACCCTGAGATACTGAAATCTGCCCAGCATCAGAAGTATTGTCTGTTTACACTCTCTTTGCTAGTCATTAGATTCAATAGCAATGTAAATTTAAAACACTTAcgtttttcttcttcttgtatTCCTGCAGAACTTTTAATATTCTTTCCTGTTCCTAATGAGAAACCACAGATTTTTAAACTTTGAGTGTGCTCCATATATGCATGTAAATACTACAGAATACTCATCAGGATCCTCATTTGATCAATACCTTGTGGTTATAACATTTTAGATGTAAATCTTGTATtggagaaataatgaaaatacatCAACTGTGACTCACTAAAACTTAAAAGCTACTAGTATGAAACAAAGAAACTAAAACCCCCAGAAAACCATGTATAGTTCTTAACTATTGTAAGACATTGTGCTCTAACTAAAGACAGTCAAAAACTGTCTAATACCATCTAATACAGCTATTTGTCATGAGCCCATTTCACAGGTACTTACATATATGCTTTCAGGATGGTGTGGAAGCTGTTTCAGCAATGCATCCAGCTCATCAAACTTTCTTAATACAGCATTAACTTCCATAGACAGTTCTTTATACTCAGCAAACTGATCATTGAATACTGCTTTGTACCGGTCTCTCATTTCATTAGTTTGAATTACAGGgtatttcctaaaaagaaaaataattaagaattaATTTTAGAGATACAGCTTACTAACAACATTTAGACTCTTCACCTTCACAGAgtattgctgtattttttgCTAATCTCATAAGCTGCTGAAATTTGCATGTCTGTAAAGCACTGAAATTAGAGAATGACAGTATAATTGAAGTTATACGAGATGTCTGGAGGTTATCTGATCTGACCTCCTGCACAAATAGGAACACTTAGACCAGGACTATGTCCATACAGCTTTGATATCTCCAAGCATGGAGACTCAGtctctctgggaaacctgtgccaaccctcaaagagaaaaatattttcctaatattCAGGTGCAACCTCCCTTGTTTCTACTTGTGCCCATAGCAAATAGTATACAAACTAATTTATTAATTGGAAAGGCCTACCCTTTCCAATTAAGGGAGCACGTTAGAGATGCAGCATTAGAAAGTGTAAGAGTAGTCAAATTTCTAGCCCTAAAAAGGCAATTTCCCatgtattttagttttttccTCTAATATCTATGTAATGGTCTTCTCTTCCTTTGGCAGTTAATGTACTTGCTAGATTATGATATTCTTTTTCAACATTTGAGGTTTgtgggggtttatttttttaaattaagaatcCTTATTTATAGGTACGGGACTTATGCCACTGTTACCAGCCCCAtcttctctgctttttaatGTTAACTTAACACACAATTACGAGTTCCCATATCATGTGCATGGGAGAGAAACCATTGGAGAAATGCAGAGTGAAAAACATGATTCAAGTATCCTCCACTAAGTTGGCCCATCAAAATCAAGTCACTTACGCTAAGTAGTCTGGCATCACTATAGGTTTAGGAATGTGGCCTGCAGGTATATGACCATTAAGTAGCTCTGGTTTTCTTTCCAGTGATTTGAGTTGCCTGTAACTGACTTCTTCCCTTGGTCTGTCATCACCTTCATACtgttttaaaggagaaaatttgTTCTTAATGAAATCAGTTTTACATAAATCACAAAATACACCTTAAGACAGAGATGAATGTATTGAGCAGCAGTAGAAGCAAATCACAGATATTTTCTACAACACTTATTGTAATTAGAAAATCAGTTTATTGACTTACAATAATGTTTCTCACACCGTATTCTTCTTAAGTTTGTCCTAACAGCAGTACAGATAAATATTTCTGCAGCTTTGAAAAGAATTGtttgcatgtttaaaaaaatattgcaaggAAGTTTCCTTCAGTATTCATTTAATTTGTGAATGAACTGGAATCATTCAGTTCTTTGGAGTTCCCTTTTCTCCTTGATTCCTATTGTACAATTCATCCCTTgatccagaaataaaaaaatgtgaaatcttAGAACATAAACAAAAGGATCTTGATCCACTACTGAATCAACAGAGAAAACGGTGGTAGGAAACTCACAGTGTCTATCAGGAGACATTTAAGGGTGAAATTAATGTTGTAATTTCTCTGGAAAGCCCATACAATCTTTGCAGTGTATGCAATGACACCTTGTGTGGCTGAAACACTAACACTGCTGAGGCATTAACTGGCAAGGGGATCTTTGGAGCAGTCTCAGAGACAAAGAAAGAAGCTCAACTCACAGGGCACCTACTCTGTGCTTCCACTGGCTCTCCTGCAAATTAAGCACACAGCCGGGAATAAAGAGAGACTCAAACCTATCATGCATCAGACGACCTGCTGTTTTAGCCATGTCTACAAACTCTGTGATAAATGCTACAGAACTTGTCACCTCAGAGAAAAGGGTAAGAGCACACGGAGAGGCAGCCATCACATCTGCTATTTTACAATTTTGTAGATTTTATAACCTAGCCTAACTAGGAGTAAGTTTGTTACAAGCTCCTTTTGAATCTTCTAGGCTGGAGACTGCTGTCCAAACTAGCTTAAAAAACGAAACATAATCTCTTTGAggtcaaataaacaaataaataaattaattaaaatagtcacaaggaaaataataataatttagaaTTACCagtaaacagaaaaataaattcctattTCCTACCTTCTTTTCTGGAAAAGAGGATTGCGTTTTCatctatcaaaaaaaaaaaaaaaaggaaagaacaaagttttattttcacagaaaattacATTTACACTTAGGTATGATGAAATGTAGGATAAGGAGTATTTTCAGATCCACTATTTAAAGACTTGTTTAAGGAAAACAACCACCCAAACCCCAGAACAACAGGATTTCCCAAAGCACAGCTGTAAGGAACAGCTTGCAGGAAATACTCCATCCACTTCTCAAGCTCCTTTATTATTGTTTCACATTCCAGCCCGCGTTAACTCACTAACAGGCTGATCCTAATTCATTGCCTAGAACACACAACAGTGCACTAATCAGCAGCTCAACCTGCAGCTGTTTTGCACAGCACTGTCCAGTCTCTAACCTCTATTATTAAAGTACTCCCTTTAGAAATGTTTAGTCAGTGGACTAAAAGAACTTGGATAGCAACAAGGAAGAATGAACAACTTGTGTACAACTCTGGCAATCCCCTCACTCTTGCAGGACATGCTATCAGTTGGTTAAAAAGCTTTTATTGAAGAATTATAACtagttttcaaaagaaaagtctCAATTTTATGCAAGATGTTGAACTGGAAACCAGCGTTAAATAAAAATGATGTAAATCAGACTGCAGTCAGAAAGCAGAGGATATGCAGCTTTAAATTCTCTTCTTCTAAAATCCCTTAAAGGCAGACCCCTCCTTAATTTAGGCTTATGTACGTTTCACATGCATTAATTTTCATGCTATATTAAGTCTTACTCATTTTTAAAGGGTCTTTTGGCAATGTTTTCAAATGAAGGAAGTTTTACACAAATTACTTTGAACTCCCTAGGTAAGAGTGTTAAATCTCTACTATTACAGTTTATCATTAACCAGACAAATACTGATTGCTTCTAGTATGGGCAAGGACCATAGTcaagcaaaatatttgaaagaaaaagaggtgGTTGACTAAAATTTGAGACATCAAAATCTAGCCAAGGCTGTTACTACAAATATTTGCTGATAACTATAGTGAAGAAAGCTGAAAAGGTATTAAGAAGTTGTTTGGAGATTTGCTTGCAAAGTAAAAATAAGTATTTCACATTCTTAGGTTTATTCACACTAGCACTTGATGTGCTGAACGCACAGATTTTGAGTAAATGCTAGGTGGCTTTAAGCCACCTAACCCTGCTGAACAGATGAACATTGTTCGTTTCTTCCTTTGTTTGGAAAATACACACTAGGAAGTAGTTCATCAGCTGACTCAAGAACAGAACCCAGTATTATGATGAGAACAGAGCCAGGTCCTTACTCAAGATGAATtataaacattaaaaagaacaagaaaaaaaaaacatgtccAAGACTTTGTTTCTGACACCTTAAAAACGCCTTTTCAACCTCAGGACTACAGATCTGCTGTAGAGAAGACACTTGATTTGACATCGTCTATTCCATGATAAGATCGTACAGCTGCTCACCATCATGTGGTAAACGGTAGATAGAAAATGATAACTAATGACTTACCTCCTGTTCCATTAATTCCCTGTGTCTCCTGGCCCCTTCGTGCCTCCACAACTTTAGGCAAACCACCGCACTAATTAGATAGAGGATCACCGTGACAAACAAGAAGATGATCGCCGCAGTCTGACCGCCCTCCACACGGCAAAAAGCCGCATTTATCGGCGTCTTAAACAACTGGTAATAGCAGAGCCCACCTCGGTTGGTATCGTTTACATATACTATGGCAGCCGACATGTACAGGATGAACAAGGCCACATTGATCCCAAACTCGGTCAAAGGCCACCAGTTGGAATCGAGGAGGATAGTTCGGTAGTACATGGACATGCCCAGCACAAGCAGCACTATGGTGACAATCCACGCCATTCCCGCCACCACCAGGATGAAAGGCGTTTTGGGCCCGCTGTAGGAGTATCCTCCGTAGGCGCTGCCCGCCCCGTATCCGTAGGGCTGCGAGTACCCGAACATGTTGTACCACTCGTTGTCCTTGTGTACGTAGGCGGTGACACAGGCGAACACGGCGGCGCCAAGCAGCAGCTCGGCCACGCCGAGGAtcctgagcagccctgcccaggactTCATGTAGGCGTACCTCAGGTGGTACTCCTCCACTCGCTCGCTGTAAGTCTGCCCAGTGCCGCCGCGGCGCTCCAGCGAGCCCGAGGGCTCTTCGGAGGGCAGCATGGCTTCGGCCTCCTTCCGAGAGTTGTAGCTCCCGCCCGACCCCCCGAATGGGTCGGTGTAGGAGCCAGGCACTGTCCTGGTCCCCGGTTGCAGGGGGGCGGGAGAGGCAGGCGGCGAGCACTCGATCCCGTCCGATATGTACCTGATGTCGGAGGCCGTactttcccagctggagccgaGGTGGCGTCTCCCTTTGAAGAAGTTCTTCCACGAGTCCGGAATGAACCGCCGAACCGGCTTGAGCTCTGCCGGCCCGCTAGGGCCCGGGCTGGCCCTGCCGGGGCCGAAGGGGGGCTGCAGTGGCAGCgggggcggcggcagcggggcggCGGCGGACCCGCGGCTGGGCCCGCGGGGCAGCGGGGACCTGCCGGGTCGCCCGCCTTCTGAGCTCCGCGACATGGCCGGCGCtcagcccggccccgggcgcTCCCCGGTCCCGCTCGCCTCACCAACGGGAGGGACCTGCCGCGGGGTCCCAGGGGCAGCCGGCGCCGAGAAGGACGAACCGAGCGGAGAGCGCCCACTGGCCCAGGAGCAGTCGCCCAACACCTGAGGGGTCCCGGCGGCCTCACCTGCGGCGGCCCCACGGCCTTCGCCCGGGGAGGCGGGAGCTTCCGGCCGGGAGTGGCGGGACCGCCCCGGCCAGGAGCGGCGGGAGCTTTCCCGAGATCGcggtgcggtgccggcgggGCGCGGCCGGGCTTGGCGCCGTGACTCACAGCATgacagaatgggtcaggttaGAAGGGACCGCAGAGGGACAGGTATTCCAAcctgcctgctcagctgctcagggagggtCGTGCTAGAGCATATCGCGCAGGATTGCGTCCGTACACTTCTTGAATATCTCTGGTGAAGGAGATTCCACTATCTATTCAACGCGTCGTCACTCTCACAGAAAGAAAGGTATTCTtcatattcaggtggaacttACTTTGCATCTGTTTCTGCCCTTTGCCACTTGTCCCGTTGCTTGGCACCACTGAGGaaagcctggctccatcctcttgaTATTTCCATGTAGGTAGTTACAAACATTGATAAAGTCCCCTCTCAGTCATCTCTTCTCGAGGCTGAACAGGTGCAActtcctcagcctttcctggtAAGAGAGATGCTTCAGTCCCCTCATCATCCTTGTTGCCCTCCGCTTAAGAAGCTTCATGTCTCTCCTGTACTGGGCaccccagaactggacacagcactccaggtgcgaccctgccagggctgagtagaggggcaggatctgCCTCGACCTGCTGGCAAGGTTGTTCCTAATGCCCTGCAGAATCCTGTTGACCCTCTTGGCCAcggggcactgctggctcatggacagctgCTTGTCCTGTAGCACCCCGCAGTCCTTCTCCAACAGAGCTGCGCTCCAGTCCCAGCCTCGGCTGGTGCTTGGGCGACACCCGGTACAGAGCTGGCCCAGTGACAGGGAAAGCCAAGCCACCGAGCAGTCTGTTTGAAAAATCAACCCTTCTGCCATTGTTTTTCAGGTTCAGGAGCTGAAGAAGAAATCTGGTGTGCTGCACCGTTGTCTTCTGCAAATGGCTTTCTACATTCACCACAAAATCTGCAGCTAAGTACAAAACAGCATTAATGCATAGGAGCTTTATTTACATTGTCAGTATGGCCTATCAAATTGTCTATGCTATGCTTCAGTCTCTTCTTTTACAAGGTTTAAAATTCCAAACAGTGATAATTTTTAAGGTATCAATTTTAATTAAACCTTCAAATGCTCTCAATTTACTAATCGTGGACTCTGGAAACAAACTGTACAAATgcaaagtaaataaaatgtgttaaaaataaagagttattccttaatttaataaaaaaggtgttcttaaaaaaataagttcTAAGCTTACCTCCCAAAATACCTTTACAGTAGtgtcttcctaatatcttgcaTAAAAGAAATCTGACCTAAGAAAAATAATCACCAGTACCATTTTGGGTAGATCAAAATGCACTTAGAATTAAAGgcactggaaaata
Encoded here:
- the MARVELD2 gene encoding MARVEL domain-containing protein 2, with the translated sequence MSRSSEGGRPGRSPLPRGPSRGSAAAPLPPPPLPLQPPFGPGRASPGPSGPAELKPVRRFIPDSWKNFFKGRRHLGSSWESTASDIRYISDGIECSPPASPAPLQPGTRTVPGSYTDPFGGSGGSYNSRKEAEAMLPSEEPSGSLERRGGTGQTYSERVEEYHLRYAYMKSWAGLLRILGVAELLLGAAVFACVTAYVHKDNEWYNMFGYSQPYGYGAGSAYGGYSYSGPKTPFILVVAGMAWIVTIVLLVLGMSMYYRTILLDSNWWPLTEFGINVALFILYMSAAIVYVNDTNRGGLCYYQLFKTPINAAFCRVEGGQTAAIIFLFVTVILYLISAVVCLKLWRHEGARRHRELMEQEMKTQSSFPEKKYEGDDRPREEVSYRQLKSLERKPELLNGHIPAGHIPKPIVMPDYLAKYPVIQTNEMRDRYKAVFNDQFAEYKELSMEVNAVLRKFDELDALLKQLPHHPESIYEQERILKVLQEYKKKKNDPAFLEKKERCEYLKNKLSHIKQRIQDYDKVMNWNVET